A section of the Rossellomorea marisflavi genome encodes:
- the ispE gene encoding 4-(cytidine 5'-diphospho)-2-C-methyl-D-erythritol kinase, with protein sequence MRLSVKAPAKINLSLDVLHKRPDGYHEVEMVMTTIDLADRIELVDLSEDKITILSHNRFVPDDGRNLAYQAAQLLKKRFNIKKGVAITIDKVIPVAAGLAGGSSDAAATLKGLNELWGLGLSMDELADLGAEIGSDVSFCVYGGTALASGRGEKIRHLPSPPNCWVILAKPTIGVSTADVYKNLDVKNLKHPDTEAMIKALENESYHGICDHLSNVLESVTLNMYPEVAHIKEQMERFGADSVLMSGSGPTVYGLVQYESRVHRIYNGLRGFCDQVFAVRMLGE encoded by the coding sequence ATGAGGTTATCAGTAAAGGCGCCTGCAAAGATCAACCTGTCTTTGGATGTGTTACATAAGCGGCCGGACGGTTACCATGAAGTTGAAATGGTCATGACGACGATCGATCTTGCGGATCGAATTGAACTGGTGGATCTGTCAGAAGATAAAATTACAATTCTTTCGCATAATCGGTTTGTTCCGGATGACGGACGGAATCTTGCTTATCAGGCTGCCCAGTTGTTAAAGAAGAGGTTCAATATCAAAAAGGGTGTGGCCATCACCATCGATAAGGTGATTCCTGTGGCAGCAGGACTGGCAGGTGGCAGTAGCGATGCAGCCGCCACGCTGAAAGGTCTGAACGAGCTGTGGGGCCTTGGATTGAGCATGGACGAGCTTGCGGATCTTGGGGCTGAAATCGGCTCTGACGTTTCGTTTTGTGTTTACGGGGGAACGGCGCTTGCATCGGGACGAGGGGAGAAGATCCGACATCTTCCATCCCCGCCGAACTGTTGGGTCATCCTGGCCAAGCCGACGATCGGTGTATCTACAGCAGATGTTTACAAAAATCTGGATGTAAAAAACCTGAAGCACCCGGATACAGAAGCGATGATCAAAGCGTTGGAAAATGAGAGCTACCATGGGATTTGTGATCATCTCAGCAATGTTTTGGAATCTGTCACATTAAATATGTATCCAGAAGTGGCGCATATTAAAGAGCAAATGGAGCGCTTCGGTGCCGATTCGGTATTGATGAGTGGAAGCGGTCCGACGGTATATGGATTGGTGCAGTATGAATCGAGGGTCCACCGGATCTATAATGGCCTTCGCGGCTTTTGTGATCAGGTGTTCGCGGTCAGGATGCTTGGTGAATAA
- the purR gene encoding pur operon repressor: MKFKRSERLIDMTHYMLDRPHQLVPLTFFSERYGSAKSSISEDLTIIKETFEGRGVGTVQTVPGAAGGVKYIPKVNTEEAKAIVSELCEHMESSDRLLPGGYLFMTDLLGNPQLMKKVGKMLASAFAEKEIDVIMTVATKGIPIANAIASFLNVPVVIVRRDSRVTEGSTVSINYVSGSSKRIQSMVLSKRSLKEGSKVLVVDDFMKAGGTVNGMKNLLEEFSATLSGIGVLVESDTLDERLVDDYVSILKLSEVNERDKQISLTEGNYFQSGVTFLP, from the coding sequence GTGAAGTTTAAACGAAGTGAGCGATTAATCGACATGACCCATTACATGTTGGATCGTCCTCATCAGCTTGTCCCTTTGACTTTTTTCTCTGAGCGGTACGGTTCAGCCAAGTCTTCCATCAGTGAAGACCTGACCATTATCAAGGAGACATTCGAGGGGCGCGGGGTAGGCACGGTCCAGACGGTTCCAGGGGCAGCGGGCGGAGTGAAATATATCCCCAAGGTGAATACGGAGGAAGCAAAGGCGATCGTCAGTGAGCTTTGCGAACATATGGAAAGTTCAGATCGCCTCCTGCCGGGGGGATATTTGTTCATGACCGATCTTCTGGGAAATCCTCAGCTGATGAAGAAGGTAGGGAAAATGCTCGCTTCTGCATTCGCTGAAAAGGAAATCGATGTCATCATGACGGTGGCGACCAAAGGGATTCCCATCGCCAATGCCATTGCATCGTTCCTGAACGTGCCTGTTGTGATCGTCCGTCGCGACAGCCGCGTAACGGAAGGGTCCACTGTGAGCATCAATTACGTGTCGGGGTCTTCAAAGCGGATCCAATCCATGGTCCTTTCGAAGCGAAGCTTGAAGGAAGGATCAAAGGTCTTGGTCGTCGATGATTTCATGAAGGCCGGTGGTACGGTCAATGGAATGAAGAATCTGCTGGAGGAATTCTCTGCCACCCTGTCGGGGATCGGGGTCCTTGTCGAATCGGACACATTGGACGAACGACTGGTGGATGACTATGTTTCCATCCTGAAGCTGTCGGAAGTCAATGAACGGGATAAACAGATCTCGTTGACGGAGGGGAATTACTTTCAGTCAGGGGTCACGTTTTTACCATAA
- the rnmV gene encoding ribonuclease M5 — MKIKEIIVVEGKDDTVAIRRSVDADTIETNGSAVSPVTIEKIKHAHEKRGVIIFTDPDFPGERIRKIVSDAVPGCKHAFIHKKDALPKAGRGIGVEHASPEAIREALKEAQVIQEDQEELITQEDLIDAGLIGSAKSKDRRIALGEKLRIGYTNGKQLHKRLRMFNIQREEFKKALMEIIQEEEHA; from the coding sequence ATGAAAATTAAAGAAATCATCGTGGTGGAAGGGAAGGATGACACGGTCGCGATCCGTCGCTCCGTGGATGCAGATACCATTGAAACGAATGGATCTGCCGTTTCTCCCGTAACCATTGAAAAAATAAAGCATGCACATGAAAAGCGAGGTGTCATCATCTTCACGGATCCCGATTTCCCCGGGGAGCGAATCCGGAAGATCGTCAGCGATGCCGTACCCGGCTGCAAGCATGCCTTCATCCATAAGAAGGATGCCCTTCCGAAGGCGGGAAGGGGAATAGGCGTGGAGCATGCAAGCCCTGAAGCAATCAGGGAGGCCCTGAAAGAGGCTCAAGTCATTCAAGAAGACCAGGAAGAGCTGATCACACAGGAAGACCTCATCGACGCGGGACTGATCGGCAGTGCCAAATCAAAGGATCGCCGGATCGCCCTTGGTGAGAAGCTCAGAATCGGTTACACTAATGGGAAACAATTGCACAAGCGTCTGCGGATGTTCAATATTCAAAGGGAAGAATTCAAGAAGGCATTAATGGAGATCATTCAGGAGGAAGAGCATGCATAA
- the yabG gene encoding sporulation peptidase YabG: MNIEINDVVGRLSYQCDILFRVIDIRMVNDQKTAMLYGEDYRLIADAPFHDLKKMDPRERDRITREFRNLEEQSFDLFKQDIELLKHKQEYRVTNAYREDYNYFQVPGKVLHLDGDPSYLRKCLDLYEKIGVPVKGIHCSETEMPNRIGPLIDKYRPNIIVLTGHDAYTKSKGGKGEINAYRHSKYFVEAVKEARRKSPHLDQLVIFAGACQSHFESLIHAGANFASSPSRVNIHALDPVYIVAKICFTGFKDSVNVWDVIRNTLTGEKGLGGIETRGVLRTGMPFKITDDL, translated from the coding sequence ATGAATATCGAAATCAATGATGTCGTCGGCCGGCTATCGTATCAGTGTGATATATTATTCCGCGTGATCGATATCCGTATGGTGAATGACCAAAAAACGGCGATGCTATACGGGGAAGATTATCGATTGATAGCGGATGCTCCTTTTCACGACCTGAAGAAGATGGATCCGAGGGAACGGGACCGGATCACCAGGGAATTCCGCAACCTGGAGGAGCAATCATTCGACTTGTTCAAGCAGGATATCGAACTCCTCAAACATAAGCAGGAATACAGAGTGACCAATGCCTACAGGGAGGACTATAACTACTTCCAGGTTCCAGGGAAGGTCCTTCACCTCGATGGGGACCCCAGTTACTTAAGAAAATGCCTCGATCTGTACGAAAAGATCGGCGTGCCCGTCAAGGGGATACACTGCAGTGAAACCGAGATGCCGAACCGTATCGGTCCTCTGATTGATAAATACAGGCCGAATATCATCGTCCTCACCGGACATGATGCGTATACCAAATCAAAAGGCGGTAAGGGCGAAATCAATGCCTATAGGCACTCCAAGTATTTTGTGGAGGCCGTCAAGGAAGCGAGGAGGAAATCTCCCCACCTTGATCAACTAGTCATCTTTGCAGGGGCCTGCCAGTCCCATTTTGAGTCCCTCATCCATGCTGGGGCCAACTTCGCAAGCTCTCCTTCCAGGGTGAATATCCATGCCCTCGACCCCGTCTATATTGTGGCGAAGATCTGCTTTACGGGTTTCAAGGACTCGGTCAACGTGTGGGATGTGATCCGCAACACGCTCACGGGAGAAAAGGGCCTTGGGGGGATCGAGACTAGAGGGGTGCTCCGGACGGGAATGCCATTTAAGATTACCGACGATCTATGA
- the veg gene encoding biofilm formation stimulator Veg, whose amino-acid sequence MPKTLADIKRSLDSNLGKRLMLKANGGRRKTIERSGVLAETYPSVFVVQLDQEENAFERVSYSYADVLTETVQLTFYDEAAGNIIFSQQ is encoded by the coding sequence ATGCCAAAAACATTAGCCGACATTAAAAGGTCCCTTGATTCCAATCTGGGGAAACGATTAATGCTCAAAGCAAACGGTGGACGTCGCAAAACGATTGAGCGTTCAGGCGTTCTTGCCGAAACGTATCCTTCAGTGTTCGTGGTTCAGCTCGATCAAGAAGAGAATGCGTTTGAAAGAGTTTCTTACAGCTATGCAGATGTTCTCACTGAGACAGTTCAACTAACATTTTATGATGAAGCAGCAGGAAATATCATCTTTAGCCAGCAGTAG
- a CDS encoding TatD family hydrolase translates to MLFDTHVHLNAEQFDEDVEEVIARAKEAGVENMVVVGFDRPTIERAMELVETYDFLYASVGWHPVDAIDMKDEDLDWIEEWTKHPKVVALGEMGLDYHWDKSPEDVQKDVFRRQIRLAKKVKLPIIIHNREATQDIVDILKEEEASEVGGIMHCFSGSPEVAKECVDMNFYISLGGPVTFKNARKPKEVAKEIPLEKLLVETDCPYLAPHPNRGKRNEPAYVRLVAEQIAELKEISIEEVEAATTRNAKKLFNIN, encoded by the coding sequence ATGCTATTTGACACACATGTCCACTTGAATGCAGAGCAATTCGATGAAGATGTAGAGGAGGTCATAGCACGGGCAAAAGAGGCTGGGGTTGAGAACATGGTCGTAGTCGGATTTGACCGGCCGACGATCGAAAGGGCAATGGAGCTTGTTGAAACCTATGATTTTCTTTATGCAAGTGTAGGGTGGCACCCTGTGGATGCCATCGATATGAAGGACGAAGATCTTGATTGGATCGAAGAATGGACAAAGCATCCGAAGGTCGTGGCTTTAGGTGAAATGGGTCTCGATTATCACTGGGATAAATCACCGGAGGATGTGCAAAAGGACGTGTTCAGAAGGCAGATCCGTCTGGCTAAGAAAGTGAAGCTGCCGATCATCATACATAATCGCGAAGCCACACAGGACATCGTCGATATCCTCAAGGAAGAAGAGGCTTCTGAAGTGGGCGGAATCATGCACTGCTTCAGCGGAAGTCCGGAAGTGGCGAAGGAATGTGTGGATATGAATTTCTATATATCATTAGGAGGTCCTGTCACCTTCAAGAATGCGCGCAAGCCGAAGGAAGTGGCAAAGGAGATCCCTCTCGAGAAACTGTTGGTGGAAACCGATTGTCCGTATCTTGCACCGCATCCCAACAGGGGCAAGCGGAACGAACCGGCCTATGTGAGGCTTGTGGCTGAGCAGATCGCCGAGCTGAAAGAAATCTCCATCGAAGAGGTGGAAGCAGCTACAACCCGCAACGCAAAGAAATTATTCAACATTAATTGA
- a CDS encoding small, acid-soluble spore protein, alpha/beta type → MAKRKGVMSDQLKAELAKDLGFYDVVEREGWGGISSRDAGNMVKRAVELASQQLTSRDQS, encoded by the coding sequence ATGGCTAAACGAAAAGGTGTCATGTCTGATCAATTGAAGGCAGAACTGGCCAAAGATCTTGGATTTTATGATGTCGTGGAACGTGAAGGCTGGGGCGGTATTTCTTCACGGGATGCCGGCAACATGGTGAAGCGTGCAGTAGAACTCGCAAGCCAGCAGCTGACATCAAGGGATCAGTCGTAG
- the rsmA gene encoding 16S rRNA (adenine(1518)-N(6)/adenine(1519)-N(6))-dimethyltransferase RsmA has protein sequence MHKDIATPIRTKEILEKHGFSFKKSLGQNFLIDPNILRNITDHAGLSKETAAIEIGPGIGALTEHLARTSGKVVAFEIDQRLIPILEDTLSPYDNVTIVNQDVLEADVASIIETELAGYEDIMVVANLPYYVTTPIILKLLMERLPIHGICVMLQKEVGDRISARPGTKAYGSLSIAIQYYTEAEMVMTVPKSVFMPQPNVDSAVIRLTKRSVPPVQVQDEDFLFTVSRASFAQRRKTILNNLTSQLPQGKEKKDLILEALSKAGVDPTRRGETLSIEEFGNLSDALLPDFKE, from the coding sequence ATGCATAAAGATATAGCGACACCCATACGAACGAAGGAAATCTTGGAGAAGCACGGGTTCTCATTCAAAAAGAGTCTAGGACAGAACTTTTTGATTGATCCGAATATCCTCCGTAATATCACCGACCATGCAGGTTTATCCAAAGAGACGGCGGCAATCGAGATCGGACCCGGGATCGGGGCTTTGACGGAGCATCTTGCCCGGACTTCCGGGAAGGTGGTTGCATTTGAAATCGACCAGCGCCTGATCCCGATTCTTGAAGACACCCTTTCTCCTTATGACAATGTGACGATCGTGAACCAGGATGTGCTGGAAGCGGATGTGGCATCGATCATCGAGACAGAACTCGCTGGATATGAAGATATCATGGTCGTGGCAAACCTCCCATATTACGTCACGACGCCGATCATCTTGAAGCTGTTGATGGAGCGCCTGCCGATCCACGGGATCTGCGTGATGCTCCAGAAGGAAGTAGGGGACCGTATATCGGCCCGTCCCGGGACAAAGGCCTATGGCTCCCTCTCCATCGCGATTCAGTACTATACGGAGGCAGAGATGGTCATGACCGTGCCGAAGTCTGTCTTCATGCCGCAGCCGAACGTCGATTCAGCTGTCATCAGATTGACGAAGCGGAGCGTCCCTCCCGTCCAGGTACAGGATGAAGACTTCCTTTTCACGGTTTCCCGTGCTTCCTTTGCCCAGCGCAGGAAGACCATCCTGAACAACCTGACAAGTCAGCTTCCACAAGGAAAAGAAAAGAAAGATCTTATCCTGGAGGCCCTGTCGAAAGCAGGCGTCGATCCGACTCGCCGGGGGGAAACCCTTTCCATTGAAGAATTCGGGAACCTCAGTGACGCATTACTACCTGATTTTAAAGAATAA
- a CDS encoding G5 and 3D domain-containing protein, which yields MNEKNMKSLFSKSLSRGKWIVTVATIVTSAAIFGILFYEGSKKAVALTLDGEQKEIRTHANTIQDILEELDVSNRSEDYLYPSGDTKVSNNMKIVWEPAKQVDVTVGDQNKKVWTTADTVKDLLSEQDIELGEHDEIQPDVSEKIDGNTKVKIDTAFALSLVDGGKKKKVWSTSTTVADFLKQQGITLKKTDRVEPELDTVIGEKDVVNVVRVEKVTDVVEEATDFTVVSKKDADLENGQEKVVQEGKKGKKEKKFEIVKENGKEVSRKLISEKTVKESQDKIVSVGTKKLVAQVSRGKSTAAAKPVSTSTTSTKEEPSGGKEFYVSSTAYTASCNGCSGHTASGMNLKANPNAKVIAVDPSVIPLGTKVYVEGYGFAVAADTGGAIKGNKIDVFYSDHADAYRWGRKTVKVKILD from the coding sequence ATGAATGAGAAAAACATGAAAAGCCTGTTTTCCAAGTCTTTGAGTCGAGGGAAATGGATCGTGACGGTTGCAACGATCGTTACCAGTGCAGCGATCTTCGGAATTCTTTTTTATGAAGGTTCGAAGAAGGCGGTCGCATTGACCCTGGACGGCGAGCAAAAAGAGATAAGAACGCATGCAAATACAATTCAAGATATATTAGAAGAATTAGATGTTTCAAATCGCTCTGAAGACTATTTGTATCCCTCGGGAGATACAAAGGTATCCAATAATATGAAAATAGTATGGGAACCGGCTAAACAGGTAGATGTGACAGTGGGAGATCAGAACAAGAAGGTCTGGACGACAGCTGACACGGTAAAGGATTTACTCTCTGAACAGGATATTGAATTAGGGGAGCACGACGAGATTCAACCGGATGTATCAGAGAAGATTGACGGGAACACGAAGGTAAAGATTGATACCGCATTTGCCCTGTCCCTTGTAGACGGCGGGAAAAAGAAAAAGGTATGGTCTACTTCGACTACGGTCGCTGACTTTTTAAAGCAACAGGGAATCACACTCAAGAAAACAGACCGAGTTGAACCAGAATTAGACACAGTCATTGGGGAAAAAGATGTCGTAAATGTTGTTCGAGTTGAAAAAGTCACCGATGTAGTGGAAGAGGCAACAGATTTTACGGTTGTTTCCAAAAAAGATGCCGATCTTGAAAACGGCCAGGAGAAGGTTGTTCAAGAAGGGAAAAAAGGGAAGAAAGAAAAGAAATTCGAGATCGTGAAGGAGAATGGAAAAGAAGTCTCCCGAAAGCTGATCAGTGAAAAAACCGTCAAAGAAAGCCAGGATAAGATTGTCAGTGTCGGTACGAAGAAGCTGGTAGCCCAGGTTTCACGAGGTAAATCGACGGCTGCAGCCAAGCCTGTCAGCACTAGTACCACCAGCACCAAGGAAGAGCCGAGCGGCGGCAAGGAATTCTATGTGAGCTCTACTGCTTATACGGCTTCTTGTAATGGATGCTCGGGCCATACGGCTTCAGGTATGAACCTGAAAGCAAATCCGAATGCGAAAGTGATTGCCGTTGATCCATCCGTCATTCCTCTGGGCACGAAGGTATATGTAGAGGGATATGGATTTGCGGTCGCTGCTGATACAGGCGGTGCCATCAAAGGCAACAAAATCGATGTGTTCTATTCAGATCATGCCGATGCCTATCGCTGGGGCCGGAAAACGGTGAAAGTGAAGATCTTGGATTAA